A genomic region of Zalophus californianus isolate mZalCal1 chromosome 1, mZalCal1.pri.v2, whole genome shotgun sequence contains the following coding sequences:
- the LOC113916696 gene encoding EEF1AKMT4-ECE2 readthrough transcript protein isoform X5: MIPSLLATRGTKPGPKVLAVCPAATSMASPRARAPPPDIPEQNCRYREVQYWDQRYRNAADSAPYEWFGDYSSFRALLEPELRPEDRILVLGCGNSALSYELFLGGFPDVTSVDYSSVVVAVMQARYAHVPTLRWETMDVRALDFPSGSFDVVLEKGMLDALLAGERDPWNVSSEGVHTVDQVLSEMVEYKRTTLREEDAPETPVEGGASPDAVEVGFRKRTRDFLGSHTPLELVLAAVSLLLAALLLGCLVALGVQYHKDPSHSTCLTEACIRVAGKILESLDRGVSPCEDFYQFSCGGWIQRNPLPDGRSRWNTFNSLWDQNQAILKHLLENATFNSSSEAEQKTQRFYLSCLQVERIEELGAQPLRDLIDKIGGWNITGPWDQDNFMEVLKAVAGTYRATPFFTVYVSADSKSSNSNVIQVDQSGLFLPSRDYYLNRTANEKVLTAYLDYMEDLGMLLGGRPASTREQMRQVLELEMQLANITVPQDQRRDEEKIYHKMSIVELQALAPSIDWLEFLSFLLSPLELGDSEPVVVYGTDYLQQVSELINHTEPSVLNNYLIWNLVQKTTSSLDHRFESAQEKLLETLYGTKKSCMPRWQTCISNTDDALGFALGSLFVKATFDRQSKEIAEGMISEIRTAFEEALGQLVWMDEKTRQAAKEKADAIYDMIGFPDFILEPKELDDVYDGYEVSEDSFFQNMLNLYNFSAKVMADQLRKPPSRDQWSMTPQTVNAYYLPTKNEIVFPAGILQAPFYTRNHPKALNFGGIGVVMGHELTHAFDDQGREYDKEGNLRPWWQNESLAAFRNHTACMEEQYSQYQVNGERLNGRQTLGENIADNGGLKAAYNAYKAWLRKHGEEQRLPAVGLTNHQLFFVGFAQVWCSVRTPESSHEGLVTDPHSPARFRVLGTLSNSRDFLRHFGCPVGSPMNPGQLCEVW, translated from the exons AGGTTCAGTATTGGGACCAGCGCTACCGGAATGCGGCTGACTCAGCCCCTTACGAGTGGTTCGGGGACTACTCCTCCTTCCGTGCCCTCCTGGAGCCTGAGCTGCGGCCCGAAGACCGTATCCTCGTGCTAG GCTGTGGGAACAGTGCCCTGAGCTACGAGCTGTTCCTTGGAGGCTTCCCTGATGTGACCAGCGTGGACTACTCATCAGTAGTGGTGGCTGTGATGCAGGCTCGATATGCCCATGTGCCCACGCTGCGCTGGGAGACCATGGATGTGCGAGCACTGGACTTCCCCAGTGGCTCCTTTGACGTGGTGCTCGAGAAGGGCATGCTGGATGCCCTGTTAGCTGGAGAACGGGATCCCTGGAATGTGTCCTCTGAAGGTGTCCACACCGTGGACCAGGTGCTAAGTGAG ATGGTGGAGTACAAACGGACCACGCTGCGGGAGGAAGACGCACCGGAGACCCCCGTAGAGGGCGGGGCCTCCCCGGACGCTGTGGAG GTGGGATTCCGGAAGAGGACAAGAGACTTCTTGGGCTCCCACACCCCACTGGAGCTGGTCTTAGCAGCTGTATCTCTGCTGCTGGCTGCACTGCTCCTGGGCTGCTTGGTGGCCCTGGGGGTCCAGTACCACAAAG ACCCATCCCATAGCACCTGCCTCACAGAGGCCTGCATTCGAGTGGCTGGAAaaatcctggagtctctggaccGTGGGGTGAGTCCCTGTGAGGACTTTTACCAGTTTTCCTGTGGAGGCTGGATTCAGAGAAATCCTCTGCCTGATGGGCGTTCTCGCTGGAACACCTTCAACAGCCTCTGGGACCAGAACCAGGCCATACTGAAGCACCTGCTTG AAAATGCCACCTTCAACTCCAGCAGCGAAGCTGAGCAGAAGACACAGCGTTTCTACCTATCCTGCCTGCAGGTGGAGCGCATCGAGGAACTGGGAGCCCAGCCGCTGCGAGACCTCATTGACAAG ATTGGTGGTTGGAACATTACGGGGCCCTGGGACCAGGACAACTTCATGGAAGTGCTGAAGGCAGTAGCAGGGACCTACAGGGCCACCCCCTTCTTCACTGTCTACGTCAGTGCCGACTCCAAGAGTTCTAACAGCAATGTTATCCAG GTGGACCAATCTGGGCTCTTTCTCCCCTCTCGAGATTACTACCTAAACAGGACCGCCAATGAGAAA GTCCTTACCGCCTACCTGGACTACATGGAGGACCTGGGGATGTTGCTGGGCGGGCGGCCCGCCTCCACACGGGAGCAGATGCGGCAGGTGCTAGAGCTGGAGATGCAGCTGGCCAACATCACAGTGCCCCAGGACCAGAGGCGGGACGAGGAGAAGATCTACCATAAGATGAGCATCGTGGAGCTGCag GCCCTGGCGCCCTCCATAGACTGGCTGGAGTTTCTGTCTTTCTTGCTGTCACCGCTGGAGCTGGGAGACTCTGAGCCCGTGGTGGTGTATGGGACGGATTATTTGCAGCAGGTGTCAGAGCTCATCAACCACACAGAGCCAAG CGTCCTGAACAATTACCTGATTTGGAACCTGGTGCAGAAGACAACCTCGAGCCTGGACCACCGCTTTGAGTCTGCACAGGAGAAACTGCTGGAGACCCTCTATGGCACCAAGAAG TCCTGCATGCCAAGGTGGCAGACCTGCATCTCCAACACAGACGATGCACTTGGCTTCGCTTTGGGCTCCCTCTTTGTGAAGGCCACGTTTGACCGGCAAAGCAAGGAAATT GCTGAGGGGATGATCAGCGAGATCCGGACTGCCTTTGAGGAGGCCCTGGGGCAGCTGGTTTGGATGGATGAGAAGACCCGCCAGGCAGCCAAGGAGAAA GCAGACGCTATCTATGATATGATTGGTTTCCCGGACTTCATCCTGGAGCCCAAAGAGCTGGATGATGTTTATGATGGG TATGAAGTCTCTGAAGATTCCTTCTTCCAGAACATGTTGAATTTGTACAATTTCTCTGCTAAGGTGATGGCTGACCAGCTCCGCAAGCCTCCCAGCCGGGACCA GTGGAGCATGACCCCCCAGACAGTGAATGCCTACTACCTTCCAACCAAGAATGAAATCGTCTTCCCTGCCGGCATTCTACAGGCCCCCTTCTACACCCGTAACCACCCCAA GGCCCTGAACTTTGGTGGCATCGGCGTGGTAATGGGCCATGAGTTGACACATGCCTTTGATGACCAAG GGCGCGAATACGACAAGGAAGGGAACCTGCGGCCCTGGTGGCAGAACGAGTCCCTGGCGGCCTTCCGGAACCACACGGCCTGCATGGAGGAACAGTACAGCCAGTACCAGGTCAACGGGGAGAGGCTCAACGGCCGCCAGACACTGGGGGAGAACATCGCTGACAACGGGGGACTTAAGGCTGCCTATAAT GCTTACAAAGCGTGGCTGAGAAAGCACGGGGAGGAACAGCGGTTGCCAGCTGTGGGGCTCACCAATCACCAGCTCTTCTTTGTGGGATTTGCCCAG GTGTGGTGCTCAGTCCGCACACCCGAGAGCTCTCACGAGGGGCTGGTGACCGACCCCCACAGCCCTGCCCGCTTCCGTGTGCTGGGCACTCTCTCCAACTCCCGTGACTTCCTGCGGCACTTCGGCTGCCCTGTTGGCTCCCCCATGAACCCAGGGCAGCTGTGTGAGGTGTGGTAG
- the CAMK2N2 gene encoding calcium/calmodulin-dependent protein kinase II inhibitor 2: MSEILPYSEDKMGRFAADPEGSDLSFSCRLQDTNSFFAGNQAKRPPKLGQIGRAKRVVIEDDRIDDVLKGMGEKPPSGV; this comes from the exons ATGTCGGAGATCCTACCCTACAGTGAGGACAAGATGGGCCGCTTCGCCGCCGACCCCGAGGGCTCCGACCTCTCCTTCAGTTGCCGCCTGCAGGACACCAACTCCTTCTTCGCGGGCAACCAAGCCAAGCGACCCCCCAAGCTGGGCCAGATCGGCCGAGCCAAGAGAG TGGTGATCGAGGATGACCGGATAGACGACGTGCtgaaggggatgggggagaagcCGCCGTCCGGAGTGTAG
- the LOC113916696 gene encoding endothelin-converting enzyme 2 isoform X1 has protein sequence MNVALQELGGGGNMVEYKRTTLREEDAPETPVEGGASPDAVEVGFRKRTRDFLGSHTPLELVLAAVSLLLAALLLGCLVALGVQYHKDPSHSTCLTEACIRVAGKILESLDRGVSPCEDFYQFSCGGWIQRNPLPDGRSRWNTFNSLWDQNQAILKHLLENATFNSSSEAEQKTQRFYLSCLQVERIEELGAQPLRDLIDKIGGWNITGPWDQDNFMEVLKAVAGTYRATPFFTVYVSADSKSSNSNVIQVDQSGLFLPSRDYYLNRTANEKVLTAYLDYMEDLGMLLGGRPASTREQMRQVLELEMQLANITVPQDQRRDEEKIYHKMSIVELQALAPSIDWLEFLSFLLSPLELGDSEPVVVYGTDYLQQVSELINHTEPSVLNNYLIWNLVQKTTSSLDHRFESAQEKLLETLYGTKKSCMPRWQTCISNTDDALGFALGSLFVKATFDRQSKEIAEGMISEIRTAFEEALGQLVWMDEKTRQAAKEKADAIYDMIGFPDFILEPKELDDVYDGYEVSEDSFFQNMLNLYNFSAKVMADQLRKPPSRDQWSMTPQTVNAYYLPTKNEIVFPAGILQAPFYTRNHPKALNFGGIGVVMGHELTHAFDDQGREYDKEGNLRPWWQNESLAAFRNHTACMEEQYSQYQVNGERLNGRQTLGENIADNGGLKAAYNAYKAWLRKHGEEQRLPAVGLTNHQLFFVGFAQVWCSVRTPESSHEGLVTDPHSPARFRVLGTLSNSRDFLRHFGCPVGSPMNPGQLCEVW, from the exons ATGAACGTCGCGCTGCAGGAGCTGGGCGGCGGCGGCAAC ATGGTGGAGTACAAACGGACCACGCTGCGGGAGGAAGACGCACCGGAGACCCCCGTAGAGGGCGGGGCCTCCCCGGACGCTGTGGAG GTGGGATTCCGGAAGAGGACAAGAGACTTCTTGGGCTCCCACACCCCACTGGAGCTGGTCTTAGCAGCTGTATCTCTGCTGCTGGCTGCACTGCTCCTGGGCTGCTTGGTGGCCCTGGGGGTCCAGTACCACAAAG ACCCATCCCATAGCACCTGCCTCACAGAGGCCTGCATTCGAGTGGCTGGAAaaatcctggagtctctggaccGTGGGGTGAGTCCCTGTGAGGACTTTTACCAGTTTTCCTGTGGAGGCTGGATTCAGAGAAATCCTCTGCCTGATGGGCGTTCTCGCTGGAACACCTTCAACAGCCTCTGGGACCAGAACCAGGCCATACTGAAGCACCTGCTTG AAAATGCCACCTTCAACTCCAGCAGCGAAGCTGAGCAGAAGACACAGCGTTTCTACCTATCCTGCCTGCAGGTGGAGCGCATCGAGGAACTGGGAGCCCAGCCGCTGCGAGACCTCATTGACAAG ATTGGTGGTTGGAACATTACGGGGCCCTGGGACCAGGACAACTTCATGGAAGTGCTGAAGGCAGTAGCAGGGACCTACAGGGCCACCCCCTTCTTCACTGTCTACGTCAGTGCCGACTCCAAGAGTTCTAACAGCAATGTTATCCAG GTGGACCAATCTGGGCTCTTTCTCCCCTCTCGAGATTACTACCTAAACAGGACCGCCAATGAGAAA GTCCTTACCGCCTACCTGGACTACATGGAGGACCTGGGGATGTTGCTGGGCGGGCGGCCCGCCTCCACACGGGAGCAGATGCGGCAGGTGCTAGAGCTGGAGATGCAGCTGGCCAACATCACAGTGCCCCAGGACCAGAGGCGGGACGAGGAGAAGATCTACCATAAGATGAGCATCGTGGAGCTGCag GCCCTGGCGCCCTCCATAGACTGGCTGGAGTTTCTGTCTTTCTTGCTGTCACCGCTGGAGCTGGGAGACTCTGAGCCCGTGGTGGTGTATGGGACGGATTATTTGCAGCAGGTGTCAGAGCTCATCAACCACACAGAGCCAAG CGTCCTGAACAATTACCTGATTTGGAACCTGGTGCAGAAGACAACCTCGAGCCTGGACCACCGCTTTGAGTCTGCACAGGAGAAACTGCTGGAGACCCTCTATGGCACCAAGAAG TCCTGCATGCCAAGGTGGCAGACCTGCATCTCCAACACAGACGATGCACTTGGCTTCGCTTTGGGCTCCCTCTTTGTGAAGGCCACGTTTGACCGGCAAAGCAAGGAAATT GCTGAGGGGATGATCAGCGAGATCCGGACTGCCTTTGAGGAGGCCCTGGGGCAGCTGGTTTGGATGGATGAGAAGACCCGCCAGGCAGCCAAGGAGAAA GCAGACGCTATCTATGATATGATTGGTTTCCCGGACTTCATCCTGGAGCCCAAAGAGCTGGATGATGTTTATGATGGG TATGAAGTCTCTGAAGATTCCTTCTTCCAGAACATGTTGAATTTGTACAATTTCTCTGCTAAGGTGATGGCTGACCAGCTCCGCAAGCCTCCCAGCCGGGACCA GTGGAGCATGACCCCCCAGACAGTGAATGCCTACTACCTTCCAACCAAGAATGAAATCGTCTTCCCTGCCGGCATTCTACAGGCCCCCTTCTACACCCGTAACCACCCCAA GGCCCTGAACTTTGGTGGCATCGGCGTGGTAATGGGCCATGAGTTGACACATGCCTTTGATGACCAAG GGCGCGAATACGACAAGGAAGGGAACCTGCGGCCCTGGTGGCAGAACGAGTCCCTGGCGGCCTTCCGGAACCACACGGCCTGCATGGAGGAACAGTACAGCCAGTACCAGGTCAACGGGGAGAGGCTCAACGGCCGCCAGACACTGGGGGAGAACATCGCTGACAACGGGGGACTTAAGGCTGCCTATAAT GCTTACAAAGCGTGGCTGAGAAAGCACGGGGAGGAACAGCGGTTGCCAGCTGTGGGGCTCACCAATCACCAGCTCTTCTTTGTGGGATTTGCCCAG GTGTGGTGCTCAGTCCGCACACCCGAGAGCTCTCACGAGGGGCTGGTGACCGACCCCCACAGCCCTGCCCGCTTCCGTGTGCTGGGCACTCTCTCCAACTCCCGTGACTTCCTGCGGCACTTCGGCTGCCCTGTTGGCTCCCCCATGAACCCAGGGCAGCTGTGTGAGGTGTGGTAG
- the LOC113916696 gene encoding endothelin-converting enzyme 2 isoform X3 yields MNVALQELGGGGNVGFRKRTRDFLGSHTPLELVLAAVSLLLAALLLGCLVALGVQYHKDPSHSTCLTEACIRVAGKILESLDRGVSPCEDFYQFSCGGWIQRNPLPDGRSRWNTFNSLWDQNQAILKHLLENATFNSSSEAEQKTQRFYLSCLQVERIEELGAQPLRDLIDKIGGWNITGPWDQDNFMEVLKAVAGTYRATPFFTVYVSADSKSSNSNVIQVDQSGLFLPSRDYYLNRTANEKVLTAYLDYMEDLGMLLGGRPASTREQMRQVLELEMQLANITVPQDQRRDEEKIYHKMSIVELQALAPSIDWLEFLSFLLSPLELGDSEPVVVYGTDYLQQVSELINHTEPSVLNNYLIWNLVQKTTSSLDHRFESAQEKLLETLYGTKKSCMPRWQTCISNTDDALGFALGSLFVKATFDRQSKEIAEGMISEIRTAFEEALGQLVWMDEKTRQAAKEKADAIYDMIGFPDFILEPKELDDVYDGYEVSEDSFFQNMLNLYNFSAKVMADQLRKPPSRDQWSMTPQTVNAYYLPTKNEIVFPAGILQAPFYTRNHPKALNFGGIGVVMGHELTHAFDDQGREYDKEGNLRPWWQNESLAAFRNHTACMEEQYSQYQVNGERLNGRQTLGENIADNGGLKAAYNAYKAWLRKHGEEQRLPAVGLTNHQLFFVGFAQVWCSVRTPESSHEGLVTDPHSPARFRVLGTLSNSRDFLRHFGCPVGSPMNPGQLCEVW; encoded by the exons ATGAACGTCGCGCTGCAGGAGCTGGGCGGCGGCGGCAAC GTGGGATTCCGGAAGAGGACAAGAGACTTCTTGGGCTCCCACACCCCACTGGAGCTGGTCTTAGCAGCTGTATCTCTGCTGCTGGCTGCACTGCTCCTGGGCTGCTTGGTGGCCCTGGGGGTCCAGTACCACAAAG ACCCATCCCATAGCACCTGCCTCACAGAGGCCTGCATTCGAGTGGCTGGAAaaatcctggagtctctggaccGTGGGGTGAGTCCCTGTGAGGACTTTTACCAGTTTTCCTGTGGAGGCTGGATTCAGAGAAATCCTCTGCCTGATGGGCGTTCTCGCTGGAACACCTTCAACAGCCTCTGGGACCAGAACCAGGCCATACTGAAGCACCTGCTTG AAAATGCCACCTTCAACTCCAGCAGCGAAGCTGAGCAGAAGACACAGCGTTTCTACCTATCCTGCCTGCAGGTGGAGCGCATCGAGGAACTGGGAGCCCAGCCGCTGCGAGACCTCATTGACAAG ATTGGTGGTTGGAACATTACGGGGCCCTGGGACCAGGACAACTTCATGGAAGTGCTGAAGGCAGTAGCAGGGACCTACAGGGCCACCCCCTTCTTCACTGTCTACGTCAGTGCCGACTCCAAGAGTTCTAACAGCAATGTTATCCAG GTGGACCAATCTGGGCTCTTTCTCCCCTCTCGAGATTACTACCTAAACAGGACCGCCAATGAGAAA GTCCTTACCGCCTACCTGGACTACATGGAGGACCTGGGGATGTTGCTGGGCGGGCGGCCCGCCTCCACACGGGAGCAGATGCGGCAGGTGCTAGAGCTGGAGATGCAGCTGGCCAACATCACAGTGCCCCAGGACCAGAGGCGGGACGAGGAGAAGATCTACCATAAGATGAGCATCGTGGAGCTGCag GCCCTGGCGCCCTCCATAGACTGGCTGGAGTTTCTGTCTTTCTTGCTGTCACCGCTGGAGCTGGGAGACTCTGAGCCCGTGGTGGTGTATGGGACGGATTATTTGCAGCAGGTGTCAGAGCTCATCAACCACACAGAGCCAAG CGTCCTGAACAATTACCTGATTTGGAACCTGGTGCAGAAGACAACCTCGAGCCTGGACCACCGCTTTGAGTCTGCACAGGAGAAACTGCTGGAGACCCTCTATGGCACCAAGAAG TCCTGCATGCCAAGGTGGCAGACCTGCATCTCCAACACAGACGATGCACTTGGCTTCGCTTTGGGCTCCCTCTTTGTGAAGGCCACGTTTGACCGGCAAAGCAAGGAAATT GCTGAGGGGATGATCAGCGAGATCCGGACTGCCTTTGAGGAGGCCCTGGGGCAGCTGGTTTGGATGGATGAGAAGACCCGCCAGGCAGCCAAGGAGAAA GCAGACGCTATCTATGATATGATTGGTTTCCCGGACTTCATCCTGGAGCCCAAAGAGCTGGATGATGTTTATGATGGG TATGAAGTCTCTGAAGATTCCTTCTTCCAGAACATGTTGAATTTGTACAATTTCTCTGCTAAGGTGATGGCTGACCAGCTCCGCAAGCCTCCCAGCCGGGACCA GTGGAGCATGACCCCCCAGACAGTGAATGCCTACTACCTTCCAACCAAGAATGAAATCGTCTTCCCTGCCGGCATTCTACAGGCCCCCTTCTACACCCGTAACCACCCCAA GGCCCTGAACTTTGGTGGCATCGGCGTGGTAATGGGCCATGAGTTGACACATGCCTTTGATGACCAAG GGCGCGAATACGACAAGGAAGGGAACCTGCGGCCCTGGTGGCAGAACGAGTCCCTGGCGGCCTTCCGGAACCACACGGCCTGCATGGAGGAACAGTACAGCCAGTACCAGGTCAACGGGGAGAGGCTCAACGGCCGCCAGACACTGGGGGAGAACATCGCTGACAACGGGGGACTTAAGGCTGCCTATAAT GCTTACAAAGCGTGGCTGAGAAAGCACGGGGAGGAACAGCGGTTGCCAGCTGTGGGGCTCACCAATCACCAGCTCTTCTTTGTGGGATTTGCCCAG GTGTGGTGCTCAGTCCGCACACCCGAGAGCTCTCACGAGGGGCTGGTGACCGACCCCCACAGCCCTGCCCGCTTCCGTGTGCTGGGCACTCTCTCCAACTCCCGTGACTTCCTGCGGCACTTCGGCTGCCCTGTTGGCTCCCCCATGAACCCAGGGCAGCTGTGTGAGGTGTGGTAG
- the LOC113916696 gene encoding endothelin-converting enzyme 2 isoform X2, producing MVEYKRTTLREEDAPETPVEGGASPDAVEVGFRKRTRDFLGSHTPLELVLAAVSLLLAALLLGCLVALGVQYHKDPSHSTCLTEACIRVAGKILESLDRGVSPCEDFYQFSCGGWIQRNPLPDGRSRWNTFNSLWDQNQAILKHLLENATFNSSSEAEQKTQRFYLSCLQVERIEELGAQPLRDLIDKIGGWNITGPWDQDNFMEVLKAVAGTYRATPFFTVYVSADSKSSNSNVIQVDQSGLFLPSRDYYLNRTANEKVLTAYLDYMEDLGMLLGGRPASTREQMRQVLELEMQLANITVPQDQRRDEEKIYHKMSIVELQALAPSIDWLEFLSFLLSPLELGDSEPVVVYGTDYLQQVSELINHTEPSVLNNYLIWNLVQKTTSSLDHRFESAQEKLLETLYGTKKSCMPRWQTCISNTDDALGFALGSLFVKATFDRQSKEIAEGMISEIRTAFEEALGQLVWMDEKTRQAAKEKADAIYDMIGFPDFILEPKELDDVYDGYEVSEDSFFQNMLNLYNFSAKVMADQLRKPPSRDQWSMTPQTVNAYYLPTKNEIVFPAGILQAPFYTRNHPKALNFGGIGVVMGHELTHAFDDQGREYDKEGNLRPWWQNESLAAFRNHTACMEEQYSQYQVNGERLNGRQTLGENIADNGGLKAAYNAYKAWLRKHGEEQRLPAVGLTNHQLFFVGFAQVWCSVRTPESSHEGLVTDPHSPARFRVLGTLSNSRDFLRHFGCPVGSPMNPGQLCEVW from the exons ATGGTGGAGTACAAACGGACCACGCTGCGGGAGGAAGACGCACCGGAGACCCCCGTAGAGGGCGGGGCCTCCCCGGACGCTGTGGAG GTGGGATTCCGGAAGAGGACAAGAGACTTCTTGGGCTCCCACACCCCACTGGAGCTGGTCTTAGCAGCTGTATCTCTGCTGCTGGCTGCACTGCTCCTGGGCTGCTTGGTGGCCCTGGGGGTCCAGTACCACAAAG ACCCATCCCATAGCACCTGCCTCACAGAGGCCTGCATTCGAGTGGCTGGAAaaatcctggagtctctggaccGTGGGGTGAGTCCCTGTGAGGACTTTTACCAGTTTTCCTGTGGAGGCTGGATTCAGAGAAATCCTCTGCCTGATGGGCGTTCTCGCTGGAACACCTTCAACAGCCTCTGGGACCAGAACCAGGCCATACTGAAGCACCTGCTTG AAAATGCCACCTTCAACTCCAGCAGCGAAGCTGAGCAGAAGACACAGCGTTTCTACCTATCCTGCCTGCAGGTGGAGCGCATCGAGGAACTGGGAGCCCAGCCGCTGCGAGACCTCATTGACAAG ATTGGTGGTTGGAACATTACGGGGCCCTGGGACCAGGACAACTTCATGGAAGTGCTGAAGGCAGTAGCAGGGACCTACAGGGCCACCCCCTTCTTCACTGTCTACGTCAGTGCCGACTCCAAGAGTTCTAACAGCAATGTTATCCAG GTGGACCAATCTGGGCTCTTTCTCCCCTCTCGAGATTACTACCTAAACAGGACCGCCAATGAGAAA GTCCTTACCGCCTACCTGGACTACATGGAGGACCTGGGGATGTTGCTGGGCGGGCGGCCCGCCTCCACACGGGAGCAGATGCGGCAGGTGCTAGAGCTGGAGATGCAGCTGGCCAACATCACAGTGCCCCAGGACCAGAGGCGGGACGAGGAGAAGATCTACCATAAGATGAGCATCGTGGAGCTGCag GCCCTGGCGCCCTCCATAGACTGGCTGGAGTTTCTGTCTTTCTTGCTGTCACCGCTGGAGCTGGGAGACTCTGAGCCCGTGGTGGTGTATGGGACGGATTATTTGCAGCAGGTGTCAGAGCTCATCAACCACACAGAGCCAAG CGTCCTGAACAATTACCTGATTTGGAACCTGGTGCAGAAGACAACCTCGAGCCTGGACCACCGCTTTGAGTCTGCACAGGAGAAACTGCTGGAGACCCTCTATGGCACCAAGAAG TCCTGCATGCCAAGGTGGCAGACCTGCATCTCCAACACAGACGATGCACTTGGCTTCGCTTTGGGCTCCCTCTTTGTGAAGGCCACGTTTGACCGGCAAAGCAAGGAAATT GCTGAGGGGATGATCAGCGAGATCCGGACTGCCTTTGAGGAGGCCCTGGGGCAGCTGGTTTGGATGGATGAGAAGACCCGCCAGGCAGCCAAGGAGAAA GCAGACGCTATCTATGATATGATTGGTTTCCCGGACTTCATCCTGGAGCCCAAAGAGCTGGATGATGTTTATGATGGG TATGAAGTCTCTGAAGATTCCTTCTTCCAGAACATGTTGAATTTGTACAATTTCTCTGCTAAGGTGATGGCTGACCAGCTCCGCAAGCCTCCCAGCCGGGACCA GTGGAGCATGACCCCCCAGACAGTGAATGCCTACTACCTTCCAACCAAGAATGAAATCGTCTTCCCTGCCGGCATTCTACAGGCCCCCTTCTACACCCGTAACCACCCCAA GGCCCTGAACTTTGGTGGCATCGGCGTGGTAATGGGCCATGAGTTGACACATGCCTTTGATGACCAAG GGCGCGAATACGACAAGGAAGGGAACCTGCGGCCCTGGTGGCAGAACGAGTCCCTGGCGGCCTTCCGGAACCACACGGCCTGCATGGAGGAACAGTACAGCCAGTACCAGGTCAACGGGGAGAGGCTCAACGGCCGCCAGACACTGGGGGAGAACATCGCTGACAACGGGGGACTTAAGGCTGCCTATAAT GCTTACAAAGCGTGGCTGAGAAAGCACGGGGAGGAACAGCGGTTGCCAGCTGTGGGGCTCACCAATCACCAGCTCTTCTTTGTGGGATTTGCCCAG GTGTGGTGCTCAGTCCGCACACCCGAGAGCTCTCACGAGGGGCTGGTGACCGACCCCCACAGCCCTGCCCGCTTCCGTGTGCTGGGCACTCTCTCCAACTCCCGTGACTTCCTGCGGCACTTCGGCTGCCCTGTTGGCTCCCCCATGAACCCAGGGCAGCTGTGTGAGGTGTGGTAG